One Emys orbicularis isolate rEmyOrb1 chromosome 20, rEmyOrb1.hap1, whole genome shotgun sequence genomic window, CCTGCTGCGACTGGCTGAGCCTGTCTCCTTCAGCCGTGACGTAGGCCCCATCTGCCTGCCCTACCCCAACCACCGATTCGCCTTCGGGTCCCAGTGCTGGgccactggctggggcagggtgaaGGAGGACAGTGAGTGAGAGGGGAGAGCTCCCGGCAAAGATGGAGACATCTAGCCCCCTGTCCACCCGGGGTACGCTCGTCCCCAACAGGGCACTGACacttcttctttccctccccGCAGTGACCCTCCCACCCCCGAAGCCTCTCAAGAAGGTGGGGCTGGACCTGCTCAGTGCAGAGACCTGCAACTGCATCCACAATAACCTGCGCCAGAAGGAGCTCTCCAACCCTGCCGGGCCAGGGCTGATCTGTGCCGGGTCTCAGAGTGGGGGCCAGGGGCCCTGCCAGGTGAGAGTGAAAGGGGGTtgcaagttggggggggggctgtgctagGGGGTtggagagaaggaaggggaaGCAGATGGGTTGTGGGAGGAGAGCAGAGGGGCTGCCCCTTGTTTGGAGGGGGGTAGAAGGGGCAAAGGGATCACACCTTGCTCCCCAATCTGAATCtccctgcccatccctccccagggTGATTCCGGGGGGCCGGTGGCCTGCTCCGAGAATGGGACGTGGTTCCAGGCCGGGATCATGAGCTTCTCAGTGGGCtgtgcccagccccacagccccatcctgcTGACCGAGGTCACGGCCTACACCGGCTGGATCCAGAACCACACGGGGGGAGCCTCCTTCTCTGTCCAGACTGTGCCGCCCCCCTTCAGCAGCGACCATGGAAAATGCAGAGGTACGGCcagtggggaatgggacatggggcctttcccctctagggggcgctggctctgatctggccacagggcaggggactggctggctcagggaggtggggaatgggacatgaggcctttcccctctagggggcactggctccgatctggccccagggcagaagaCTGGTTCATCTAGGGAGTGGGGAAtgagacatggggcctttcccctctagggggcgctggttctgatccagccccagagtGGGGAACTGGCTGGCTGTGAGGGGCAGGTAATGGGCTACTGACTCCTAATCTCTCCAGGTTGTGGGAAGCTGAAGGGACATGAGCTGAGCGTCACTGCCAAGGGGCCTTGGCCCTGGTACGTGAGCCTACAATCTGGGGGGCAACACGTCTGCGGGGGAACACTGATCTCTGAGAGCTGGGTGCTGGCGGCTGCTCACTGCTTCATCGGGTGAGTGAGGGGCATGAGGTGGGGGTGACccagcaggggttggggagggagggagaggtgtcaCACACCCCAGGGTATCCATGTCTCTATCAGAGATGAATGACTGTCTGTAATGTGTGCCCTACCCAGCTCCCctctggaccccactcccctcccagagatagaacccaggagtcctgaccccccccccgatcctcctctgctctaagcactagaccccactctcctcccagagccagggatagaacccagaagtcctgacccccatccccttctgctctaaccactagaccccactcccctaccAGAGCCATGGATCGAACCctgaagtcctgactcccagctctgacATATTAGTAACccactgtgggggctgtgttGCAGGCGGCAGGAACCCACAGACTGGAAGGTGCTCCTGGGTGAGCagcgggagggggcagagccacaCTGGCAAGAAGAGAGGGGCCTACAGAAGCTCATCCTCCACGCAGCCTACGTGAATGTGACTGACGGCTTTGACATCGCGCTGCTGATGCTCACCAAGCCAGTGGTGTTTGGGGAGAACATCTGGGCTGTCTGCCTCCCCTACGACACACACCAATTCCAGCTCGGCGGCACCTGCTGGGTCAGGGGACGGGAGAATGGTATGTGGGACAtgggggcctttcccctctacagGGGGGCTGACCCCGATCCGGCCCCCAGGCAGTAACTGGATGGCTCAAGGGACAGAGGGTGGGATAAGGGGTAGGGCTTGGTAACTTCCAACACAATGTCTCTGTGTTTTCACAGCTCGGGCATCCACACCGCAGCCGCTCCAGGGCGTG contains:
- the LOC135892645 gene encoding serine protease 53-like — translated: MTSYTPPCSLMRPPARSSGRRTSLWQRDFSRIVGGDNALRGEWPWQASLQLRGEHMCGGSLIGDKWILSAAHCFIGKDTTKDPSSWKVVLGRLQLSGGPLQGVVRNVSQIITHEQYKDYTKGLDIALLRLAEPVSFSRDVGPICLPYPNHRFAFGSQCWATGWGRVKEDMTLPPPKPLKKVGLDLLSAETCNCIHNNLRQKELSNPAGPGLICAGSQSGGQGPCQGDSGGPVACSENGTWFQAGIMSFSVGCAQPHSPILLTEVTAYTGWIQNHTGGASFSVQTVPPPFSSDHGKCRGCGKLKGHELSVTAKGPWPWYVSLQSGGQHVCGGTLISESWVLAAAHCFIGRQEPTDWKVLLGEQREGAEPHWQEERGLQKLILHAAYVNVTDGFDIALLMLTKPVVFGENIWAVCLPYDTHQFQLGGTCWVRGRENARASTPQPLQGVEVDLMGPVACNCTYNQSSSADALDVQGAEHLNLDAGASGAVHGAEVSYPLGLNHPAFSGACAQQYMGLMGDDGGPLICNEKGTWLLTGLSSFGNGCGRKSQPGVYTEVRAYEKWIMDITRDGYFAKQPMPVPAVIEEDRCPMKPTPTDKA